One Chaetodon trifascialis isolate fChaTrf1 chromosome 21, fChaTrf1.hap1, whole genome shotgun sequence genomic window carries:
- the LOC139350229 gene encoding ankyrin repeat domain-containing protein 61-like, with protein sequence MLEESEEHQDRCGNIIKIHSNEFYTAIMDEDVGRIQDISKKHGSNFLIRIKDDAPREVLWKGLDILPLHLAASYRRVKSMQSLLSAGADPEMRDRLGQTTLHVVITSWPSMLTWTKPDSKLQTAVTKMRMQAEACLRLLCEHGVNVNAEVEGERHQTALHLSVCYVALSAIHILASYGADVNAVDSCGMTPLHMATAILHKDIIASLIKEGADVNMAVKHSGNTPLHLAVVAMAVKTTKTLEDDSSCVSGLLEHGAEANAINKIGMTPLQEACSMGNKELVDLLLRYGANINKLSKGKENCLFLFLNHRPNVKNSSLLVKIFSLTSPLTVYNQKGQLPLILTLPCFFKQRDQLLKLIQQPRRLQDICKSVIYLKHVQGEREELRKIFPESLYDFVFNYWENFHISFVTDGEQNSFNNSFHRAPI encoded by the exons ATGCTGGAGGAGAGCGAGGAACATCAGGATAGGTGTGGCAACATTATCAAGATTCACAGCAATGAATTCTACACTGCAATTATGGATGAGGATGTGGGACGTATACAAGACATCTCAAAAAAGCATGGCAGCAACTTTCTCATCAGGATAAAAGACGATGCACCCAGAGAAGTTTTGTGGAAG GGCCTTGATATCCTTCCCCTTCATCTGGCTGCCTCTTACAGAAGAGTAAAGAGTATGCAGAGCCTGCTGTCAGCAGGGGCAGACCCTGAAATGAG GGACCGGCTCGGTCAAACCACTCTGCACGTGGTGATAACCAGTTGGCCGAGCATGCTGACCTGGACTAAACCAGATTCCAAGCTCCAGACTGCGGTGACCAAAATGCGCATGCAGGCAGAGGCGTGTTTACGGCTCCTCTGTGAACACGGCGTTAACGTCAATGCAGAG GTGGAGGGGGAGAGGCACCAAACGGCTCTCCACCTATCGGTTTGCTACGTGGCTCTGTCTGCTATCCATATTCTGGCCAGCTATGGTGCTGACGTGAACGCTGTGGACAGCTGTGGGATGACGCCGCTGCATATGGCCACGGCGATCCTCCATAAAGACATTATAGCCAGCTTGATCAAAGAGGGAGCAGATGTCAACATG GCGGTGAAGCACTCTGGGAACACTCCTCTGCACCTAGCTGTTGTGGCAATGGCTGTGAAGACCACTAAAACCCTAGAGGATGACAGTAGCTGTGTGTCTGGACTGCTCGAACATGGGGCTGAGGCCAATGCTATAAACAAAATTGGGATGACACCTTTACAGGAAGCATGCAGCATGGGTAACAAGGAGCTGGTGGACCTGCTGCTCAGGTATGGAGCCAACATCAATAAGCTGAGCAAAGGAAAGGAGAACTGTCTGTTCCTATTCCTAAACCACAGGCCGAACGTAAAGAACAGCTCTCTGCTGGTGAAAATCTTCAGTCTGACTTCCCCGCTTACAGTATACAACCAGAAAGGCCAGCTGCCCTTAATTTTGACGTTACCATGTTTCTTCAAACAAAGAGACCAGCTACTAAAACTAATTCAGCAGCCAAGGAGGCTTCAGGATATTTGCAAGAGTGTCATTTATCTAAAACATGTCCAAGGCGAGAGAGAGGAGTTGAGAAAAATCTTTCCTGAGAGTCTTTATGATTTTGTATTCAACTACTGGGAGAATTTCCACATTTCCTTTGTGACAGACGGTGAACAGAACTCATTTAATAACTCATTTCATAGGGCTCCTATTTAA